The genomic window TTGAAAATGCAAATTCAGAAATATCCATATTTTTTGAAGAAAATGAAATATTAAAATATGAATTGGACGGACAAAATGATTTATAGGAGTATAAAATATGATTATAGTTAGATTAAATAAAAACAAAGAGAAAAAGATTATAAATCTATATCCAAGAGTATTCAAAGATGAAATATTTGAAATTCAAGGGGAAAAAATTGAAGGCGAGATATGTAATGTCTTTTCAAACGAGTACCAATTTTTGGGTAAAGGTTTTTATTCGGAAGGAAATATAGCAGTTAAAATGCTTTCAACCAAAGATGTTGAAATTAATGAAGAATTTTTTAAAGAAAAAATTTTTTTAGCAAACAAAAAAAGAAGTAATCTTAAGAATTCATATAGATTATTCCATGCAGAAGCAGACGGTATACCAGGATTAATAATAGACAAATATCTTGATTACATAATTATTCAAATAAGAAATAAAGGATTAGAAAATTATAAAAACTACATAATTGAAGCATTAAAAGATATAATAAACCCAAAATCAATCTATGAAAGAAGTGATTTTGAATCAAAGGTTGAGGATAAAATAGAAAGAAATGTAGGTCATTTATATGGTGAAGAAATTCCAGAAGAAATAGAAATAGAAGAACATGGAATAAAATATATAGTTAATCCCAAAAAAGGTCAAAAAACAGGTTTCTTTTTTGATCAAAGAGATTCAAGAAAATTTGTTAGAGAATTAGTAAAAAAGGATTCATTGGCTTTAGATGGGCATACTTTTACTGGAGGATTTGCAATGAATATGTCAAAAGCAGGTGCAAATAAGATTATAGCGATTGATAAAGATGAAGATTCTTTGCAAATTGCCAAAAAAAATGCGTGTCTAAACAATATAGACAATATAGAGTATGTTAATTCCACATATGAAAACTATATGAAAGAATATGAAGGCGAAAAATTTGATATAATGGTGTTAGATCCACCATCTTTAATAAAAAAGAAACATGAAAGGAAAAAAGGTGTGGATATTTTTAAAAATATCGTTGAATTAGCCAAGCCTCATTTAAAAGATGAAGGAATAATAGGACTATGCAGTTGTGCATATCACGCAGACACAGACTTGTTAATTGAAGCGACAAGAAAGGCTTATTTTGGGGAGCAAAAGCTGATTCAATTTATTGGTGTGACTTTTCAATCAAATGATCACCCATGGATAATTCAAATACCAGAATCTTTATATTTGAAATGTTTATGGATGAAAATAATAAATTTATAAAGAGGGTGTTATTATGAAAGTTCTGGGACTAATATTATCGGGATCGAGTCATGATAACTTAGATAAGCTAACAATAAAGAGAACTAGTTCTGCTGTGCCTGTTTTTGGTAAATACCGAGCTATTGACTTTACACTGAGTAATATGGTTAATAGTGGAATTAGTAAAGTTGGCATTTTAACCCAATATAATCCAAGGTCTTTGATGGACCATGTTGGAAGTGGGAAAGAATGGAATTTAGATAGAAAACGTGGAGGAATTTTTATTCTTCAACCTTTTATGACAGATAAAAACATGAATATGTATTATAAAGGAACAGCAGATGCAATATATCAAAACATGACTTTATTAAAAAGATCTGATGAAGATTTTGTTTTAATAGGTAGTGGAGACTACATTTACAATATTGATTTTAGAGAAGTTTATAAAAATCATATTCGAAATGGTGCTGACATAACTTTATTAACTAAAAGCTCAGAAGGTTATAATCTTAAAGACTACGGCCAAATTGAAGTTGATGAAAATAATAGAGTGAAAAACATATATGAAAAACAGTCTGATAAAATAACCGATAAAATATTTTTGGGTATTTATTTTATAAATAAGTCTTTATTAATGGAGCTTTTGTATTCACATGTGCCTAATGGGTCAAACAACCTATTACTTGATATTATAATACCAAATTTGAATTCATTAAGAGTTTTTAGCTATGAGCATAAAGGTTATTGGAGAAATATAAAAAAATCAGTCAAAGAATATTATGATACAAATCAAGATATATTGAAAAAAGATATTAGAAATGAGCTTTTTTACACCAGAAAAATATATACAAAATTGAAAGATGCCGCTCCACCAAAGATCAATATTACTGCTAAAGTAAAAAACTCATTTATTGCAGATGGAAGTATAATAAATGGTACAGTTAAAAATTCTATATTGTCAAGAGGTGTTATTGTTAGAGCAGGTGCCGTTGTGGAGAACTGTATTATATTGCAAGATTCTATAATTGAAGAAGGGTCACAAATAAAAAATATGATTATAGATAAAAACGTTGTAATTAGGGAAGGAAAAAATATTCAAGGAAGTAATAAAAATTTGATTACTGTCGAGAAAGGTACAGTGCTATAAGGGGGCTAAAATTATGAAAATGTTAGCATTAATATTAGCTGGAGGTCAAGGAACTAGATTAGGAGTTATTACCAATAATTTAGCAAAACCTGCTGTCCCTTTCGGTGGG from Geotoga petraea includes these protein-coding regions:
- a CDS encoding class I SAM-dependent rRNA methyltransferase, which gives rise to MIIVRLNKNKEKKIINLYPRVFKDEIFEIQGEKIEGEICNVFSNEYQFLGKGFYSEGNIAVKMLSTKDVEINEEFFKEKIFLANKKRSNLKNSYRLFHAEADGIPGLIIDKYLDYIIIQIRNKGLENYKNYIIEALKDIINPKSIYERSDFESKVEDKIERNVGHLYGEEIPEEIEIEEHGIKYIVNPKKGQKTGFFFDQRDSRKFVRELVKKDSLALDGHTFTGGFAMNMSKAGANKIIAIDKDEDSLQIAKKNACLNNIDNIEYVNSTYENYMKEYEGEKFDIMVLDPPSLIKKKHERKKGVDIFKNIVELAKPHLKDEGIIGLCSCAYHADTDLLIEATRKAYFGEQKLIQFIGVTFQSNDHPWIIQIPESLYLKCLWMKIINL
- the glgD gene encoding glucose-1-phosphate adenylyltransferase subunit GlgD; translation: MKVLGLILSGSSHDNLDKLTIKRTSSAVPVFGKYRAIDFTLSNMVNSGISKVGILTQYNPRSLMDHVGSGKEWNLDRKRGGIFILQPFMTDKNMNMYYKGTADAIYQNMTLLKRSDEDFVLIGSGDYIYNIDFREVYKNHIRNGADITLLTKSSEGYNLKDYGQIEVDENNRVKNIYEKQSDKITDKIFLGIYFINKSLLMELLYSHVPNGSNNLLLDIIIPNLNSLRVFSYEHKGYWRNIKKSVKEYYDTNQDILKKDIRNELFYTRKIYTKLKDAAPPKINITAKVKNSFIADGSIINGTVKNSILSRGVIVRAGAVVENCIILQDSIIEEGSQIKNMIIDKNVVIREGKNIQGSNKNLITVEKGTVL